The Ranitomeya imitator isolate aRanImi1 chromosome 6, aRanImi1.pri, whole genome shotgun sequence genome window below encodes:
- the LOC138641493 gene encoding uncharacterized protein, giving the protein MEFSKSQRYNKVMIYLGFEYLAFRTINAVVTWRCQLYRSSKCHSILKTKDGNVVQEPTEHCHDSCPQKAEANVARSKMREDMRAVSATPRNVMGKVLSVLSNDVLAHMPRQSSLARSLVYHRTDGNLANPKTIHFCIPEKYSQLILHDSGKEDRNRILVLGDRDLMLELNKDTIYGDGTFDKVPNMFYQWYTWHAKVGNSYPPCLYILLQRKDMNTYKRMFEIMKLLIPNLAPQKVLVDFEKACMTAVRIAFPHADVKGCYFHLCQSLIRKIKNVGLKTEYESNINIKMTLKSLAALAFVPIEDVRCVFDKPHSQMKNAIMRCSHTFFLHILRVQLVEILSFL; this is encoded by the coding sequence ATGGAGTTTTCAAAAAGCCAGAGATACAACAAAGTTATGATTTACTTGGGGTTTGAATATCTTGCATTTCGTACTATCAACGCAGTGGTGACTTGGAGATGCCAACTGTACCGCTCTTCAAAGTGCCATTCAATTCTCAAAACAAAAGATGGCAACGTAGTTCAAGAACCAACAGAACATTGTCATGACTCCTGCCCTCAAAAAGCAGAAGCAAACGTTGCCAGAAGCAAAATGAGAGAAGACATGAGAGCAGTAAGTGCTACTCCTCGCAACGTGATGGGAAAGGTGTTGTCTGTATTGAGTAATGATGTATTGGCCCATATGCCAAGACAATCATCTCTTGCGAGAAGCCTGGTCTATCATAGAACAGATGGTAATTTGGCTAACccaaaaactatacatttttgcatTCCTGAAAAGTATAGTCAACTGATACTTCATGATTCAGGAAAGGAAGATCGAAACAGAATTCTGGTTTTAGGAGATCGAGATCTTATGCTTGAACTGAACAAAGATACAATCTATGGAGATGGCACCTTTGATAAAGTGCCCAATATGTTTTACCAATGGTACACTTGGCATGCCAAGGTGGGTAACTCATATCCGCCATGTTTGTACATTTTACTACAAAGAAAGGACATGAACACGTATAAGAGAATGTTTGAAATAATGAAGCTATTGATTCCAAATCTGGCACCTCAAAAGGTTTTAGTGGATTTTGAGAAGGCTTGTATGACTGCAGTAAGGATTGCCTTTCCACATGCTGATGTTAAAGGGTGTTATTTTCACCTTTGTCAGAGTctcattagaaaaataaaaaatgttggtttGAAAACAGAATATGAATCTAATATCAACATAAAAATGACACTGAAGTCTCTTGCTGCATTAGCCTTTGTGCCAATTGAAGATGTGAGATGTGTTTTTGATAAGCCACATTCCCAGATGAAGAATGCTATAATGAGGTGCTCACATACTTTTTTTCTACATATATTGAGGGTGCAGCTGGTAGAGATCCTCAGTTTCCTATAA